In the Blochmannia endosymbiont of Camponotus sp. genome, TCCATTACGATCTATACATTTTCCATTAGATTCCATGTTTACTTGTTGTAAATATTCTGTAAAACGATGCATATATTGATCATAAGCAAAAATTGCTTCGGTTTCTACTTGAAAAAAATTATTATACCAAATACCAATAAGTGCTAAGATTACCGGCAGGTTTTTATCTAGAGGTGTGTGATAAAAATGCATATCCATAGCATGGGCTCCGGTCAGTAACAATTCAAAATTATTAACCCCCAATGATAGCATTATAGATAAGCCAATGGATGACCATAATGAATAACGGCCGCCTACCCAATCCCAAAGCTCAAACATGTTTTCTGATGGATCAATACCGAATTCACAAACTTCAATAGTATTTGTAGATAATGCTATAAAATGTTTAGATATATGTTGTTTATTAGGAGTAGCTTTACAAAACCAACTGCGTGCACTACGTGCATTAGTCATAGTCTCTTGAGTGGTAAAAGTTTTTGATGCTATTATAAATAATGTATTTTCTGGATTTAAATATTTTAGTGTTTCAAAAATATGAGTTCCGTCTATATTAGAAATAAAATGCATATTCAAATGATTTTTATATGGTTTTAATGCTTCAGTTACCATATAAGGCCCAAGATTGGAACCTCCAATTCCTATATTAACAATATCTGTTATTGTTTTATTTGTATATCCAGTCCAACTACCTTGAATAATACGATTACAAAATTGTTTCATTTTTTCTAACACTGCGTTTATTTGTGGCATCACATCCAGTCTATTTACTAAAATGGGCGTATTTTTTCTGTTCCTCAAAGCTATATGTAATACAGCACGATTTTCACTATAATTAATTTTTTCACCGTGAAACATATCTGAGATAGCACCTACAAGATCACATTCTATAGCCAAAGATATTAGTTTAATAATGGTTTTGTTTGTGATTAAGTTTTTTGAATAATCAATTAAAATTTCATTATCAAATGTCTTAGAGAAATGTGTAAATCTGTATTTATCTTGATTAAATAAATCACTGATTGATATATTCTGCATGTCGTAAAAATGTTGTTTTAGGTGCTTCCAGGCTTGTGTATGAGTAGGATTTATATTTTTCATAATTCATTTCGCGTTTTATTGTAAAAATAAGTAAATAGAAATAGAAGTCTAGAATCAACTTTCAATTAAAAATTTATGATTGTTATCATTGTGTTGCGTGCAACACAATGATAACAATCATATCATATTTAATATATATCAACATAATTAAAGTTTATAATTATGGAGATTAAAACATATTAAATAATTATTTATTTTTAAATCAAATTTATATGTATTTATATTTAATTGAATTATCTTTTTT is a window encoding:
- the pgi gene encoding glucose-6-phosphate isomerase produces the protein MKNINPTHTQAWKHLKQHFYDMQNISISDLFNQDKYRFTHFSKTFDNEILIDYSKNLITNKTIIKLISLAIECDLVGAISDMFHGEKINYSENRAVLHIALRNRKNTPILVNRLDVMPQINAVLEKMKQFCNRIIQGSWTGYTNKTITDIVNIGIGGSNLGPYMVTEALKPYKNHLNMHFISNIDGTHIFETLKYLNPENTLFIIASKTFTTQETMTNARSARSWFCKATPNKQHISKHFIALSTNTIEVCEFGIDPSENMFELWDWVGGRYSLWSSIGLSIMLSLGVNNFELLLTGAHAMDMHFYHTPLDKNLPVILALIGIWYNNFFQVETEAIFAYDQYMHRFTEYLQQVNMESNGKCIDRNGCPITYQTGPIIWGEPGTNGQHSFYQLLHQGTKMVPCDFIAPVISHNPISDHHEKLISNFLAQTKALAFGNTHEKILQESETSNKDYKSKQHLVPFKTCKGNNPSNSILVRKITPYTLGALIALYEHKIFTQGVIFNIYPFDQWGVELGKQLADSILSELKCGNVIPNNQDSSTHGLINYYKSWCN